In the genome of Pseudomonas sp. B33.4, the window ACCGGCATGGCCAGCATTGCCGAGCTGGATGAAGCCGTGCGCGCCGCGCGCGAAGCCGGTTGCAAGGATCTGGTGCTGCTCAAGTGCACCAGCACGTACCCGGCCACGCCGCTCAACAGCAACGTGAGAACCATCCCCCATCTGCGCGAATTGTTCGGCTGCGAAGTGGGGCTGTCGGATCACTCGATGGGCGTTGGCGTATCGGTGGCCGCCGTGGCGCTCGGTGCGACGGTGGTGGAAAAGCACTTCACCCTCGACCGTTCAGCAGGCGGCGTCGATGCCAGTTTCTCTCTGGAGCCGGCGGAAATGGCCAGCCTGGTGGTGGAAACCGAACGCGCCTGGCAAGCCATGGGCCAGGTGCATTACGGTGTGACAGAGGCCGAACGCAAGTCGCTGGTCTATCGCCGCTCGCTGTATGTCACCGCCGACATGGCCGCCGGTGACACCTTTACCGGGGACAATCTGCGCGCCATTCGCCCGGGCCTCGGTCTGCCGCCCAAGCACACCGACGCGGTTCTCGGCCGCCGCGCCCGCGCGCCGATCAAGCGCGGCACGCCGCTGGACTGGTCGTTGGTCGAATAAGCCGATCTGCACCGATTCGGCAAAATAGCGTGACCTGCGAGTCATAACGCGCATCTTCACTGTATTGTATTGATCGGGGAGATGGCGCCTGGCTCGTTTTCGATTCCAGTGATAGCCCTTTGCGCTCCCCGTGGCTGCCCGTTGTGGCGGCCGTTTTCTGTTTGTCGGCGCCCCTCGAAATCCTTGCGAGCGGTGGTCTTGGGCTGTTTTTTATTGGGAAGCCGTAATGATTGGCATAAAAAGCATTGCGAGCTACGTTCCTGTAGCCGGCGTGGACAATTACGCACAAGGTGCAAAATTCGAGAAGGATGAAGAATTCATCCTTGGCAAGATCGGTTCGGCGTTTCTGCCACGCAAAGACGCTGAACAGGAAACCTCCGATCTGTGCGTGGAAGCGGCCAATGCGCTGTTTGCCAGCAACCCTGGACTGAAACGTGAATCGATCGACGCCTTGATTGTCGTCACCCAGAACGGTGATGAAGAAGGCCTGCCACACACCGCCGCCATCGTGCAGGACAAACTCGGTCTGCCGACCAACGTTGCGGCGTTCGACATTTCCCTGGGCTGCTCCGGTTACGTCTACGGCATCTATGCGATCAAGGGCTTCATGGAAGCCGCCGGCCTGAAGAACGGCCTGCTGATCACCGCTGACCCGTATTCGAAAATCGTCGATCCGGAAGACCGCAACACCACCATGCTGTTCGGCGATGCCGCCACCGCAACGTGGATGGGTGAAGATCCGAGCTGGGCGCTGGGCAAGGCCAAGTTCGGCACTGACGGCTCCGGCGCTCCGCACCTGAAAGTCACCGATGGCGTGTTCTTCATGAACGGTCGTCAGGTGTTCAACTTTGCATTGCTGAAAGTACCGGCGCACCTGCATGAGCTGCTCGATGATTCGGGCCTCAAGGCTGACGACATTGATGCGTTTTGCATTCACCAGGGCAGCGCGGCAATTGTCGATGCCGTGGCGCGACGTTTCGAAGGCGAGCCGGAAAAGTTCATCAAGGACATGGTCGAGACCGGCAACACCGTGTCGTCGAGCATTCCGTTGCTGCTGGAAAAACACGTGCTCGATTCCGACTGGCAGCGTATTGCGCTGAGCGGTTTTGGTGTCGGTCTGTCGTGGGGCTCGGCGATTATTTATCGTCCTTGAACCCGGTTTAAAAGCTATAGATACAAAAATAGCGCTCAAAGGTTAACCTTTGAGCGCTATTTTTTTGCCTGAAAGGGAGTGTGAGGCGACATGAGCGAGTTTTTCCAAGCCAACGCCCAGGTGATCCAGCAACGCTGGCCGACGCTGTTTGCACGATTGGTGGCTGAAGACAGTTCGGCCATTCAAGCCGAACTGGTGCAAGGCCTGGGCTCTACGCTGAGCGTGGACGGGATTCAACTGACCAGTCGCCACGGCCGTATCCACGAGGCCCGCGTCCAGGCGGCCAGTCTGCCGCAAAAGCCCCGGTTGCACGTCTACGGCACCGGCCTTGGGGACTTGCCGTTGGTGTTGCTTGAGCGGGCCGATCTTGAGCGGTTGTACGTGCACATCCTTAATGGCGCGCTATTTGCGTTGGTTCTGCAGTTGCTCGACCAGCGGCAATGGCTGGAAGACCCAAGAGTGGAACTGATGTATGCCGGCGATCATGCGGATATCTATACGCCGTTTTTTGCGCTGCCCGCCGAAATGCTCCTGGCCGATGACTTCAGCGCGAAGATTCGTGATCGGCTGGTCAATGAAGTTCACCTGAGTTTCAACAATCGCGAGTTCGATCCGCAATTGCCGGCGATCCAGCAGCGCCTGCGCGATAGCCAGGAGGTGCTGCTTGCCGATGATGACGTGGCGCAATTGTTTGGCACCTGCAGCGGCCGCGAAATCTATGTGATCGGCACCGGCCCGAGCCTGGAAAGCCATTTTGAACGGCTGGCGGCGGTGCGCGCTCAGGCCGAGCGGCCGCTGTTCATTTGTGTCGACACGGCTTATCGGCCTTTACGTCAGCACGGGATCATCCCCGATCTGGTGGTGACGATCGACCAGCTCATCAGCTTTCGCCATCTGCCTTTCGAGGCCTCTGATGGCATCCCGCTGGTGTACCTGCCCATGAGTTCCCCCCAGGTGTTGAAGGCCTGGAAGGGCAAGCGCTATGGCGCGTATACCGCCAGTCCGGTCTACGCCACGTTGCGTGAGCAGCACCCTCGCGCCGAATTGCATGCCGGCGGCAGCGTGATTCACCCCGCCGTGGACCTGGCGGTGAAAATGGGCGGCACGCGCATCACCCTGTTCGGCGCCGACTTTGCCTTTCCGATGAACAAGACACATGCCGGATGGGACGATGGCGACCTGGGCCCGGCCCTGGAGCAGGCGCGGCATTGGGTCCATGACGGCAATGGCGAACGGGTCAGGACGCAGCTGAATTTTCGTGGCTACCTGTGCGTGCTGGAACGTTATATCGCGCGGCATCCAGAGGTCAGCTTCTTTAACAGCAGTCGGGCAGGGGCGATGATCGTGGGCGCGCAGTTCAATCCGGAGTTTGTGCAATGAGTGCGCAGGTGACGTGCATCAGCGCATGTCGGCAATGCGCCGGCTTGTTTCGTTTGGGGCGGGATGTTGAAGCGGCGCTGATCATGGTCGAGGTGTTCGACGAGGCGCAGCGCTTGGTTTCGCTCGCGAGTGAGGATGTCCAGCAGTCGTGGACACAGGTCCTGACCGACATTCTGGCGTGTCAGGAACGCCAGGATTGGTTGGGGCTTGCCGATTTCATCGAGTATGAACTGATTGAATTGCTGGAAAGCGCGCAG includes:
- a CDS encoding motility associated factor glycosyltransferase family protein, with product MSEFFQANAQVIQQRWPTLFARLVAEDSSAIQAELVQGLGSTLSVDGIQLTSRHGRIHEARVQAASLPQKPRLHVYGTGLGDLPLVLLERADLERLYVHILNGALFALVLQLLDQRQWLEDPRVELMYAGDHADIYTPFFALPAEMLLADDFSAKIRDRLVNEVHLSFNNREFDPQLPAIQQRLRDSQEVLLADDDVAQLFGTCSGREIYVIGTGPSLESHFERLAAVRAQAERPLFICVDTAYRPLRQHGIIPDLVVTIDQLISFRHLPFEASDGIPLVYLPMSSPQVLKAWKGKRYGAYTASPVYATLREQHPRAELHAGGSVIHPAVDLAVKMGGTRITLFGADFAFPMNKTHAGWDDGDLGPALEQARHWVHDGNGERVRTQLNFRGYLCVLERYIARHPEVSFFNSSRAGAMIVGAQFNPEFVQ
- a CDS encoding ketoacyl-ACP synthase III, with the protein product MIGIKSIASYVPVAGVDNYAQGAKFEKDEEFILGKIGSAFLPRKDAEQETSDLCVEAANALFASNPGLKRESIDALIVVTQNGDEEGLPHTAAIVQDKLGLPTNVAAFDISLGCSGYVYGIYAIKGFMEAAGLKNGLLITADPYSKIVDPEDRNTTMLFGDAATATWMGEDPSWALGKAKFGTDGSGAPHLKVTDGVFFMNGRQVFNFALLKVPAHLHELLDDSGLKADDIDAFCIHQGSAAIVDAVARRFEGEPEKFIKDMVETGNTVSSSIPLLLEKHVLDSDWQRIALSGFGVGLSWGSAIIYRP
- the pseI gene encoding pseudaminic acid synthase translates to MTSFKIGNRLIGADAPPFIIAEMSGNHNQSLDVALQIVEAAAKAGAHALKLQTYTAETMTLDLSEGEFFIKDPGSLWAGTSLYDLYEKAHTPWEWHAPIFARAKELGMLAFSTPFDDTAVDFLESLDVPAYKIASFENTDLPLIRRVAATGKPLIISTGMASIAELDEAVRAAREAGCKDLVLLKCTSTYPATPLNSNVRTIPHLRELFGCEVGLSDHSMGVGVSVAAVALGATVVEKHFTLDRSAGGVDASFSLEPAEMASLVVETERAWQAMGQVHYGVTEAERKSLVYRRSLYVTADMAAGDTFTGDNLRAIRPGLGLPPKHTDAVLGRRARAPIKRGTPLDWSLVE